In Marivivens aquimaris, one genomic interval encodes:
- the purH gene encoding bifunctional phosphoribosylaminoimidazolecarboxamide formyltransferase/IMP cyclohydrolase produces the protein MTDLYPLRRALLSVSDKTGLLELGKALADRGVELLSTGGSAKALRDAGLTVRDVSDVTGFPEMMDGRVKTLHPKVHGGLLALRDNDAHVAAMEEHEIGGIDLLVVNLYPFEAALARGAEYDEMIENIDIGGPAMIRAAAKNHGFVTTIVDVEDYDALLAELDANDGQTSFAFRQRQAQIAYARTGAYDAAVSNWMADAIGEAAPRRRSFAGQIKQTLRYGENPHQSAAFYTDGTNRPGVATAVQHQGKELSYNNINDTDAAFELVAEFDPAASAAVAIIKHANPCGVAKGATLLEAYQKAFDCDRTSAFGGIVALNQPLDADTAKAIVEIFTEVVIAPGASDEAKEIFAAKKNLRLLTTDGLPNVLDKSNTVRQVAGGFLVQDKDAGFIGMDDLKVVTKKAPTQEQMEDLLFAWKVGKHVKSNAIVYVKDGATVGVGAGQMSRVDSALIAAKKAERMAETIGLEQPLTIGSAVASDAFFPFPDGLMEAAAAGATCVIQPGGSMRDNEVIAAADEAGLAMVFTGMRHFRH, from the coding sequence ATGACCGACCTCTATCCCCTGCGCCGCGCCCTATTGTCCGTGTCCGACAAAACCGGACTTCTCGAACTTGGAAAGGCGCTCGCGGATCGTGGTGTCGAACTGCTCTCGACCGGCGGCTCCGCCAAGGCGCTGCGCGATGCCGGCCTGACCGTTCGTGACGTTTCGGACGTCACCGGCTTCCCCGAAATGATGGACGGCCGCGTCAAGACCCTGCACCCCAAGGTGCACGGCGGTCTGCTGGCCCTGCGTGACAACGATGCGCACGTCGCTGCAATGGAAGAACACGAAATCGGCGGCATCGACCTGCTGGTCGTGAACCTCTACCCGTTCGAAGCCGCTCTGGCCCGCGGTGCCGAGTATGACGAAATGATCGAGAACATCGACATCGGTGGCCCTGCGATGATCCGCGCCGCAGCGAAGAACCACGGTTTCGTCACCACCATCGTCGACGTCGAAGATTACGACGCTCTGCTGGCCGAACTGGATGCCAACGACGGTCAGACCTCGTTCGCCTTCCGTCAGCGTCAGGCTCAGATCGCTTACGCCCGTACCGGCGCTTACGATGCCGCCGTCAGCAACTGGATGGCCGACGCGATTGGTGAGGCCGCGCCGCGCCGCCGTTCGTTTGCTGGTCAGATTAAGCAGACCCTGCGCTACGGTGAAAACCCGCACCAGTCGGCTGCGTTCTACACCGACGGCACCAACCGTCCGGGCGTTGCGACTGCTGTCCAGCATCAGGGCAAGGAATTGTCTTACAACAACATCAACGACACCGACGCTGCATTCGAGCTGGTGGCTGAATTCGATCCGGCTGCTTCGGCTGCCGTTGCGATCATCAAGCACGCCAACCCGTGTGGTGTTGCCAAAGGCGCGACCCTGCTCGAAGCCTACCAGAAGGCTTTCGATTGCGACCGCACTTCGGCTTTCGGCGGTATCGTTGCGCTGAACCAGCCGCTTGATGCTGACACCGCTAAGGCAATCGTTGAAATCTTCACCGAAGTCGTCATCGCTCCGGGTGCTTCGGACGAAGCCAAGGAAATCTTTGCAGCCAAGAAGAACCTGCGTCTTCTGACTACCGATGGTCTGCCGAACGTCCTCGACAAGTCGAACACCGTTCGTCAGGTCGCTGGCGGCTTCCTCGTACAGGACAAAGATGCTGGCTTCATCGGCATGGATGACCTCAAAGTAGTCACCAAGAAAGCCCCGACCCAAGAGCAAATGGAAGACCTCCTGTTCGCTTGGAAAGTCGGCAAGCACGTCAAGTCGAACGCCATCGTCTACGTCAAAGACGGCGCGACCGTTGGCGTCGGTGCTGGCCAGATGAGCCGTGTCGACTCCGCGCTGATCGCCGCGAAGAAGGCAGAACGTATGGCTGAAACCATCGGCCTCGAACAGCCGCTGACCATCGGTTCGGCCGTTGCTTCGGATGCGTTCTTCCCGTTCCCCGACGGCCTGATGGAAGCCGCTGCCGCTGGTGCGACCTGCGTCATCCAGCCGGGTGGTTCGATGCGTGACAACGAAGTTATCGCAGCCGCTGACGAAGCGGGCCTCGCGATGGTCTTCACCGGCATGCGCCACTTCCGTCACTAA
- the lspA gene encoding signal peptidase II yields MRLLFWAGFWTFLIDQISKYLVVHLLGLRTLEVIKVFPPYLEFRMAWNRGVNFGLFSGFDMRWVLVGVAVVISAFVLYWLRREGGSRWAFIAGGLLVGGAMGNVIDRVLYGAVADFLNMSCCGIANPYAFNVADVAIFIGAIGLALFTGTKSKNKAT; encoded by the coding sequence ATGCGCCTTCTCTTCTGGGCAGGCTTCTGGACATTCCTGATCGACCAGATCTCCAAGTATCTGGTCGTGCACCTTCTTGGCCTCCGCACACTGGAGGTCATCAAGGTCTTTCCGCCATACCTCGAATTTCGCATGGCGTGGAATCGGGGTGTGAACTTCGGCCTGTTTTCGGGCTTCGACATGCGCTGGGTGCTTGTCGGCGTGGCTGTCGTGATTTCCGCCTTTGTCCTCTACTGGCTGCGCCGTGAAGGCGGGAGCCGCTGGGCGTTCATCGCTGGCGGTCTTCTTGTTGGCGGAGCCATGGGCAACGTCATCGACCGCGTTCTTTATGGCGCGGTCGCCGACTTCCTGAATATGTCCTGCTGCGGGATCGCGAATCCCTACGCATTCAACGTAGCTGACGTGGCAATTTTCATTGGTGCGATTGGGCTTGCGCTCTTCACCGGCACCAAGTCGAAGAACAAAGCTACGTGA
- a CDS encoding DUF3035 domain-containing protein, with product MRAISLAVVAMLALSACGGGDKSLHSVNSLQTGPDEFSVLPYKPLEMPPSMALLPPPNPNGANLADPTPIADAIVALGGNPNGGVAGDAALIAQATRYGTDGTVRQTLASEDERYRRTRRNLGLFNIFAKDRYFSAYNGMALDPYAELERFGAAGVAVPSAPPQQ from the coding sequence ATGCGCGCAATTTCGTTGGCTGTCGTAGCGATGCTGGCGCTCTCTGCATGTGGAGGCGGCGACAAGTCGCTTCATAGCGTGAACTCACTTCAAACCGGTCCCGATGAGTTCAGTGTGCTGCCTTACAAGCCGCTCGAAATGCCGCCGTCGATGGCGCTGCTGCCACCGCCGAACCCGAACGGCGCAAACCTTGCCGATCCGACTCCGATTGCTGATGCGATCGTTGCGCTGGGCGGCAACCCGAATGGCGGTGTGGCCGGTGATGCCGCGCTGATCGCGCAGGCGACCCGTTACGGCACCGATGGCACGGTCCGCCAGACGCTTGCGTCGGAAGACGAGCGCTATCGCCGGACCCGTCGCAACCTCGGCCTCTTTAACATCTTCGCCAAAGATCGCTATTTCTCGGCTTACAACGGTATGGCGCTCGATCCTTACGCGGAATTGGAGCGTTTCGGCGCAGCAGGTGTCGCGGTCCCGTCAGCACCGCCGCAACAGTAG
- a CDS encoding M16 family metallopeptidase, translating to MLRSLAFAAALAASPAVAQDVSTFQLDNGMDVVVIEDHRAPVVVHMVWYRRGSADEPVGESGVAHFLEHLLFKGTENMAPGELSETVAANGGSDNAFTSYDYTAYFQRVAADRLPLMMQMEADRMVNLKLSEGDIATERDVILEERNMRTENNPSALAREQMMAAQYLNHRYGVPVIGWKHEMETLSLEDATSFYDLYYSPNNATLVVAGDVDPSEVGALAQEYYGVIPRQENLPERIRSQEPPQTAARRLTYYDPRVSQPYVARSYLAPERDSGEQEKAAALVYLAELLGGSPFTSVLGMKLQFDTNTAVFTNASYSGTSLDDTTFNLSVAPAEGVTLQEAEDAMDDAIQSFMDADIDPDRMEAIRTQLRASEVYALDDVQGLANRYGAALSIGLTVDDVQQWPAILEAVTAEDVKAIAAEVLDPRRSVTMWVSAEEESAE from the coding sequence ATGCTGCGATCTCTTGCATTTGCTGCCGCTCTAGCCGCATCGCCGGCAGTGGCTCAGGATGTTTCTACCTTTCAGCTAGATAACGGAATGGATGTTGTGGTGATCGAAGATCACCGCGCGCCGGTCGTTGTCCATATGGTCTGGTACCGACGCGGGTCGGCTGACGAACCCGTCGGCGAATCCGGCGTGGCGCACTTCCTTGAACACCTGCTGTTCAAAGGCACCGAGAACATGGCCCCCGGTGAGCTGTCCGAGACCGTGGCCGCAAACGGCGGGTCCGATAACGCGTTCACCAGCTACGATTACACCGCCTATTTCCAGCGCGTTGCGGCTGACCGTCTTCCTCTGATGATGCAGATGGAAGCCGACCGGATGGTGAACCTCAAGCTGTCCGAAGGTGACATCGCGACCGAGCGGGACGTGATCCTCGAAGAACGCAACATGCGGACCGAGAACAACCCGAGCGCGCTGGCCCGCGAACAGATGATGGCTGCGCAGTATCTCAACCACCGCTACGGCGTGCCGGTCATCGGTTGGAAGCACGAGATGGAGACGCTCTCGCTCGAAGACGCAACTTCGTTCTATGATCTCTACTACAGCCCGAATAACGCGACGCTGGTTGTTGCGGGCGATGTGGACCCGTCCGAGGTCGGTGCGCTGGCTCAGGAATATTACGGTGTCATCCCGCGTCAGGAAAACCTGCCTGAGCGCATCCGTTCGCAGGAACCCCCGCAGACCGCCGCGCGCCGCCTGACCTATTACGATCCGCGCGTATCCCAGCCCTATGTCGCCCGCAGCTACCTCGCGCCCGAGCGTGACAGCGGCGAGCAGGAGAAAGCCGCAGCGCTGGTCTATCTGGCCGAATTGCTGGGCGGCTCGCCGTTTACCTCGGTCCTCGGCATGAAGCTGCAATTCGACACGAACACAGCCGTTTTCACGAACGCGAGTTACAGCGGCACGTCCTTGGATGACACGACGTTCAACCTGTCCGTTGCTCCGGCTGAAGGTGTCACCCTTCAAGAAGCCGAAGATGCGATGGATGATGCCATCCAGAGCTTCATGGATGCCGACATCGACCCCGACCGTATGGAGGCAATCCGCACCCAGCTTCGTGCGAGTGAGGTTTATGCACTCGATGATGTGCAAGGTCTGGCAAACCGCTACGGCGCTGCGCTGTCGATCGGCCTGACGGTCGACGATGTCCAACAGTGGCCCGCGATCCTCGAAGCCGTCACGGCGGAAGATGTCAAAGCCATCGCGGCAGAGGTGCTCGACCCGCGCCGCTCCGTCACAATGTGGGTCAGCGCCGAAGAGGAGAGCGCAGAATGA
- a CDS encoding M16 family metallopeptidase, with protein MKRLILATVLSLLGVAARAEVQIQQVTSPAGINAWLVEEREIPFVALEIYFKGGTSLDEPGKRGATNLMMGLLEEGSGEMTAQDFQRERESLAASYGFDAYDDGVSVSAKFLTENRDDAVALLRQALVAPRFDQDAIDRVKGQVLAGIASRKTDPNRIAGDSFYSEAYGDHPYGTDDSGTEETIRALTQDDIFEAYRNALVEGRAYVSAVGDINAEELGEVIDTLLSGLPEDGPAVPGAVDFGLKGGATIVDFATPQSVILFGHAGIDRDDPDFFAAYVLNTILGGNGPQSILMNEVREKRGLTYGIYTYLVDKDYSNMWLGSVATANEKVGETIDVILDNWARVATVGVSQEELDSAKTYLTGSYPLRFDGNEEIAGIMVGMQVQGLPPEYVVERNAYIEAVTLEDINRVAQRLLNPDALHFTIVGQPEGVDEAMLTDAGEE; from the coding sequence ATGAAACGTCTGATTCTGGCTACCGTTTTGTCCCTCCTCGGCGTTGCTGCCCGCGCAGAGGTGCAGATCCAGCAGGTCACTTCCCCCGCTGGCATCAACGCTTGGCTCGTCGAAGAACGCGAGATTCCGTTTGTCGCGCTGGAGATTTACTTCAAAGGCGGTACGTCTCTGGACGAGCCCGGCAAACGCGGCGCGACCAATCTGATGATGGGGCTTCTCGAAGAAGGCTCGGGGGAGATGACTGCGCAGGATTTCCAGCGCGAGCGTGAATCGTTGGCTGCGTCGTATGGTTTTGACGCCTACGACGACGGCGTAAGTGTGTCCGCCAAGTTCCTGACCGAAAACCGTGATGATGCCGTGGCGCTCCTGCGTCAGGCGCTCGTCGCACCGCGTTTCGATCAGGACGCCATCGACCGCGTGAAGGGGCAGGTGCTCGCGGGCATCGCGTCGCGCAAGACAGACCCCAACCGCATTGCGGGCGACAGTTTCTACAGCGAAGCCTACGGCGATCATCCTTACGGCACCGATGACAGCGGAACCGAAGAAACCATCCGCGCGCTCACGCAGGACGATATCTTCGAAGCCTATCGCAACGCGCTCGTCGAAGGCCGCGCCTATGTCTCGGCTGTTGGTGACATCAATGCCGAGGAATTGGGCGAGGTCATCGACACCCTGCTCAGCGGCCTTCCCGAAGACGGCCCCGCCGTTCCCGGGGCGGTGGACTTCGGCCTCAAAGGCGGCGCGACAATTGTCGACTTCGCCACGCCGCAGTCCGTGATCCTGTTCGGTCATGCGGGTATCGACCGTGATGACCCCGACTTCTTTGCGGCCTACGTGCTTAACACGATTCTCGGCGGCAACGGTCCGCAGTCGATCCTGATGAACGAGGTCCGTGAAAAGCGCGGTCTGACTTACGGTATTTATACCTATCTGGTGGACAAGGATTACTCGAACATGTGGCTCGGCTCGGTCGCGACTGCGAACGAGAAAGTCGGTGAGACCATTGATGTGATCCTCGACAACTGGGCCCGCGTTGCGACTGTCGGTGTGAGCCAAGAAGAGCTCGATAGCGCCAAGACCTATCTGACAGGCTCCTATCCGCTGCGGTTCGACGGCAACGAAGAGATCGCTGGCATCATGGTCGGAATGCAGGTGCAGGGTTTGCCGCCCGAATACGTGGTGGAGCGCAACGCCTACATCGAGGCGGTGACGCTGGAGGATATCAACCGCGTTGCCCAGCGCTTGCTGAACCCCGATGCGCTACATTTCACCATCGTAGGCCAGCCCGAAGGCGTCGATGAGGCCATGCTGACCGACGCCGGCGAAGAGTGA
- the mutL gene encoding DNA mismatch repair endonuclease MutL, with protein sequence MALANPKITPNRPVIRQLDETAINRIAAGEVVERPSAAVKELVENSIDAGATRIEVVIADGGKTLIRVTDNGCGITADQLPLALSRHATSKIDGSDLLNIHSFGFRGEALPSLGAVGRLTITSRCGGEEASVIAVAGGRMEAVKPAALSEGTVVELKDLFYATPARLKFLRTDRAEAQAVTDTVKRLAMAEPFISFSLVDASGGNRREVFRADAEQGEMFDALNGRLATVLGRDFAENSIAIDAERDGFHLTGYAALPTYSRGSSVAQFLFVNGRPVKDKLLIGALRGAYMDFLSRDRHPAAALFVDCNPQLVDVNVHPAKSEVRFREPGLVRGLIVSGLRHALAGAGHRASSTVASETLGAMRPEQPTAPVYQAPYRVERPTYTARSTSYDMQAPAPEYSGFAEMSAPSARVEPVIEEAKPLEALPLGAARAQVHENYIIAQTETGMVIVDQHAAHERLVYEKLKKQMAENGVAAQALLIPEIVELSSGDAQMLLDLADDLTKLGLTIEPFGGGAICVRETPAILGEVNADAMLRDILDELADLGDSTTVQVRIEAILSRVACHGSIRSGRRMRGEEMNALLREMEATPHSGQCNHGRPTYVELRLSDIERLFGRT encoded by the coding sequence ATGGCTCTAGCAAACCCCAAGATAACCCCCAACCGTCCCGTAATCAGGCAATTGGACGAAACCGCCATCAACCGCATCGCTGCGGGTGAGGTGGTGGAACGTCCGTCTGCTGCGGTCAAGGAACTGGTCGAGAACTCCATCGACGCTGGTGCGACCCGTATCGAGGTCGTGATCGCCGATGGCGGTAAGACTCTGATCCGCGTGACCGACAACGGCTGCGGCATCACTGCTGACCAGCTGCCGCTCGCGCTGTCGCGCCATGCGACGTCCAAGATCGACGGCTCGGACCTTCTGAACATCCATTCGTTCGGCTTCCGCGGGGAGGCTTTGCCGTCGCTCGGCGCGGTCGGCCGCCTGACCATCACCAGCCGTTGCGGCGGTGAAGAAGCCTCGGTCATCGCTGTTGCCGGTGGCCGCATGGAGGCGGTGAAGCCCGCCGCGCTGTCCGAAGGCACGGTCGTCGAACTGAAAGACCTGTTCTACGCCACGCCCGCCCGCCTGAAATTCCTGCGCACGGATCGCGCAGAGGCGCAGGCTGTGACCGACACAGTTAAACGCCTCGCCATGGCGGAGCCGTTCATCAGCTTCAGCCTCGTCGATGCGTCCGGTGGCAACCGCCGCGAGGTCTTCCGCGCCGATGCGGAGCAGGGCGAGATGTTCGACGCGCTGAACGGGCGTTTGGCCACCGTGCTGGGCCGTGATTTCGCGGAGAATTCGATTGCCATTGATGCCGAGCGTGATGGTTTCCACCTGACTGGCTACGCCGCGCTGCCGACTTATTCGCGCGGTTCGTCCGTTGCGCAGTTCTTGTTCGTGAATGGCCGTCCGGTAAAGGACAAGCTGCTCATCGGTGCGCTGCGCGGCGCATATATGGATTTCCTCAGCCGCGACCGCCATCCTGCCGCTGCGCTGTTCGTCGACTGCAATCCGCAGCTCGTCGATGTCAACGTGCACCCCGCGAAGTCCGAGGTCCGTTTCCGCGAGCCTGGTCTGGTGCGCGGCCTTATCGTTTCTGGCCTGCGTCACGCGCTCGCCGGTGCCGGTCACCGCGCGTCTTCCACAGTCGCGTCCGAAACGCTGGGCGCGATGCGTCCCGAACAGCCAACCGCGCCGGTCTATCAGGCGCCATACCGCGTCGAACGGCCGACCTATACAGCCCGCAGCACGAGCTACGACATGCAGGCGCCCGCGCCAGAGTATTCGGGCTTTGCCGAGATGTCCGCGCCGTCCGCCCGCGTCGAGCCGGTGATCGAAGAGGCCAAGCCGCTGGAGGCGCTCCCTCTTGGCGCTGCACGCGCGCAGGTCCACGAGAACTACATCATCGCGCAGACGGAAACGGGTATGGTGATCGTCGATCAGCATGCGGCGCACGAACGCCTCGTTTATGAAAAGCTGAAAAAGCAGATGGCCGAGAATGGCGTTGCTGCACAGGCTCTACTGATCCCCGAAATTGTCGAACTATCGTCTGGCGATGCGCAGATGTTGCTCGATCTGGCTGACGATCTGACGAAGCTCGGCCTGACAATCGAACCCTTCGGCGGCGGCGCGATCTGTGTCCGCGAAACCCCTGCTATTCTTGGAGAGGTCAACGCGGATGCCATGCTGCGCGATATCCTCGATGAACTCGCGGACCTTGGTGACAGCACCACGGTCCAAGTGCGGATCGAAGCGATCCTGTCGCGCGTTGCGTGCCACGGCTCCATCCGTTCCGGTCGCCGGATGCGCGGCGAGGAAATGAATGCTCTCCTCCGCGAGATGGAAGCCACGCCGCATTCGGGCCAGTGCAACCACGGGCGCCCGACCTATGTGGAGCTCCGCCTATCAGACATCGAACGCCTGTTCGGTCGCACCTGA
- a CDS encoding DNA recombination protein RmuC: protein MTLDLNDPQTLIVLAAGALALFVIVLLLMVVKRAGQSAHMAQMVASQMGHVNQRVQMLSDGQQQLVGGLSSVSEAQAKSQAHMLKLMEARLQQVNEVVNRNLTLSTKATAQSLGELQQRLKTIDKAQENITKLSGDVLGLQDILSNKQTRGAFGEIQLQDIVSKALPSDSYRLQHTLSNGKRADCLIHLPNPPGPIVIDSKFPLEPYERMRKAETEQEKLEGVRQMRIAVRNHIRAISEKYIIEGETADGAILFLPSEAVYAEIHANFSELVREGFAARVYIVSPTTCMATLNTMRAILKDARMREQAGAIRQELSKLYGDVDRLGSRVENLDRHFNMAAKDIAEIKISAEKAGKRAQRLDNFDFEELAPETNPSVVPLVQD, encoded by the coding sequence ATGACGCTCGATCTGAATGATCCGCAGACGTTGATCGTGCTAGCAGCGGGTGCCTTGGCCCTGTTCGTCATCGTCCTGCTGCTGATGGTCGTAAAGCGGGCAGGGCAATCGGCGCACATGGCGCAGATGGTGGCGAGCCAGATGGGCCATGTGAACCAGCGCGTACAAATGCTTTCGGACGGGCAGCAGCAGCTCGTCGGCGGTCTGTCGTCGGTGTCCGAAGCGCAGGCCAAATCGCAGGCGCATATGCTCAAGCTGATGGAAGCGCGGCTCCAGCAGGTGAACGAGGTCGTGAACCGGAACCTCACGCTCAGCACCAAAGCCACGGCGCAGAGCCTTGGTGAGCTTCAGCAACGCCTGAAGACCATCGACAAAGCGCAGGAGAATATCACCAAACTGTCGGGCGACGTGCTCGGGTTGCAAGACATTCTCTCGAACAAGCAAACTCGTGGTGCGTTTGGTGAAATCCAGTTGCAGGACATCGTGTCCAAAGCCCTGCCGAGCGACAGTTATCGCCTCCAGCACACGCTCTCGAACGGCAAGCGCGCCGACTGTCTGATCCACCTGCCCAACCCGCCAGGGCCGATTGTGATCGACAGTAAATTTCCGCTCGAACCATACGAACGGATGCGCAAAGCCGAGACCGAGCAGGAGAAGCTGGAAGGCGTGCGCCAGATGCGGATCGCGGTGCGTAACCACATCCGTGCGATCAGCGAGAAATACATCATCGAGGGCGAGACCGCTGACGGCGCGATCCTGTTTTTACCGTCCGAGGCCGTCTACGCGGAGATCCACGCGAACTTCTCTGAACTGGTCCGAGAAGGGTTTGCTGCGCGCGTCTATATCGTTTCGCCGACAACATGCATGGCCACGCTAAACACGATGCGCGCGATCCTGAAGGATGCGCGTATGCGCGAACAGGCGGGTGCCATTCGTCAGGAGTTATCGAAGCTTTATGGGGACGTAGATCGCCTTGGCTCTCGCGTGGAAAACCTCGACCGCCACTTCAACATGGCGGCCAAGGATATTGCCGAGATCAAGATTAGTGCCGAAAAGGCAGGGAAGCGGGCTCAGCGGCTCGACAACTTCGATTTCGAAGAACTTGCCCCCGAAACCAATCCGTCAGTCGTCCCGCTGGTGCAGGATTAA
- a CDS encoding ChrR family anti-sigma-E factor gives MKDIKHHLTNSLLMGYAAGTLPEAFNLVVATHISLCDECRAQLAEFEAVGGEVMMRTDAMAMSADALDIALAALTDSPEEVQIKAERAGIFPTPLANYVGGDVEAVRWRRVGGGVKQMILPTDGGATVRLLHIPAGASVPDHGHRGLELTLVLQGAFKDETDRFGTGDIEVANEELDHTPIAEDGLDCICLAATDAPLKFNSFLPRLAQPFVKI, from the coding sequence ATGAAAGATATCAAACACCACCTCACCAATTCCCTGCTGATGGGTTACGCTGCGGGCACCCTGCCTGAAGCGTTCAACCTCGTCGTGGCGACGCACATTTCGCTGTGTGACGAATGCCGTGCCCAACTGGCCGAATTCGAAGCCGTTGGCGGCGAAGTCATGATGCGCACCGATGCGATGGCCATGAGTGCCGATGCACTGGACATTGCGCTCGCCGCCCTGACGGACTCGCCAGAGGAAGTGCAGATCAAAGCCGAGCGTGCAGGTATCTTTCCGACTCCGCTCGCCAACTATGTCGGCGGCGACGTCGAAGCCGTGCGTTGGCGCCGCGTTGGCGGCGGTGTGAAGCAGATGATCCTGCCGACCGACGGCGGTGCGACCGTTCGCCTGCTGCACATTCCGGCTGGTGCGTCGGTGCCTGACCACGGTCATCGTGGATTGGAACTGACGCTGGTTCTGCAAGGCGCGTTCAAGGATGAAACCGACCGCTTCGGCACTGGTGACATCGAAGTCGCGAACGAAGAACTGGACCACACGCCGATTGCCGAGGACGGGCTGGACTGCATCTGCCTTGCCGCGACCGATGCGCCGCTCAAGTTCAATTCGTTCCTGCCGCGCCTCGCGCAGCCGTTCGTGAAGATTTAA
- a CDS encoding sigma-70 family RNA polymerase sigma factor, with protein sequence MLNLVDTRADNVAIPMHVRAMRQPLANRKSKEKRVVNENNGRMAWVAEVNAIREHQDKQAFARLFSHFAPRVKGFLVRGGAAPDQAEEIAQDVMATMWRKAHLFDPARASVSTWIFTIARNRQIDIIRRARRPEPEDLPWGPEAEPDQEEQVALQQDTERLGKAIAELPDKQRELVEKAYFGELTHAQIAEETGLPLGTIKSRIRLALDRLRHAMR encoded by the coding sequence ATGTTGAACCTCGTCGATACCCGTGCCGATAATGTGGCCATACCAATGCACGTCCGCGCAATGCGGCAGCCGTTGGCCAATCGGAAGAGCAAGGAAAAACGGGTGGTAAACGAAAACAACGGTCGAATGGCATGGGTCGCAGAAGTTAACGCGATCCGTGAACATCAGGACAAGCAGGCATTTGCCCGCCTGTTCAGCCATTTCGCACCGCGTGTGAAAGGTTTCTTGGTGCGGGGCGGCGCGGCTCCGGATCAGGCAGAAGAGATTGCTCAGGATGTGATGGCCACGATGTGGCGCAAAGCACACTTGTTCGATCCTGCCCGTGCGAGTGTGTCCACTTGGATCTTCACGATCGCGCGCAACAGGCAGATCGACATCATCCGCCGCGCAAGACGACCCGAACCCGAGGATCTGCCTTGGGGACCCGAAGCGGAGCCGGACCAGGAAGAACAGGTCGCGCTCCAGCAAGACACCGAACGACTGGGCAAGGCGATAGCCGAATTGCCCGACAAACAAAGAGAGCTGGTCGAAAAAGCCTACTTTGGCGAATTGACCCATGCGCAGATTGCCGAAGAAACTGGCCTGCCGCTGGGCACGATCAAATCACGGATAAGGTTGGCGCTGGACCGCTTGCGTCATGCGATGAGATGA